In Strigops habroptila isolate Jane chromosome 4, bStrHab1.2.pri, whole genome shotgun sequence, a single genomic region encodes these proteins:
- the LOC115607636 gene encoding uncharacterized protein LOC115607636 isoform X2 encodes MPRFRRRWSSPGDRPAGSPGAGGRAPRGLAVPAAASRDAGLRRARSRAKRLRCSTWEEELPKTFQTFAPLALPKVKQADPLLIKAGEAELGGRCGVPARPCAAQGTSTLPGRLSHAEHGAAAGKQGGHVPGCPGCTAYSAVSSALQPEAGGETRTLLPRDGLGTSGNGQRYFPRPFPSSQHEGKGRIPRPAAQPGTHSCSPGRERWQQIPGERPGMPVGADSPCRGHVLASSPEIPTSMPVTPAPQTGRPLLSLGAQPRAVAEEVAVEGTASPAGVQTRAGRNFLPSPLQTRPDPNLCQATIRLNCFARCSTAMLIPDNAQSSIVLKGTLYKIK; translated from the exons ATGCCGAGATTTCGGCGGCGCTGGAGTTCTCCGGGGGACAGACCGGCAGGAAGccccggggcgggcggcagAGCCCCGCGGGGCTTGGCGGTACCTGCCGCGGCCAGCCGGGACGCGGGGCTGAGGCGAGCCCGCAGCCGCGCCAAAC GTCTGCGTTGTTCCACCTGGGAAGAAGAACTGCCGAAGACCTTCCAAACCTTCGCCCCTCTCGCCCTTCCAAAGGTAAAACAAGCAGACCCCTTGCTCATCAAGGCTGGGGAAGCAGAGCTCGGCGGGCGCTGCGGGGTGCCCGCTCGGCCCTGCGCAGCGCAGGGCACCAGCACTCTCCCGGGCCGCCTCAGCCATGCGGAGCACGGAGCGGCCGCGGGCAAACAGGGCGGGCACGTACCGGGCTGTCCGGGCTGTACCGCGTACAGTGCTGTAtcctcagcactgcagcccGAGGCGGGGGGGGAAACCCGGACCCTTCTACCCCGGGACGGGTTGGGAACTTCTGGAAACGGCCAGCGCTACTTTCCGCGGCCATTCCCCTCTAGCCAGCACGAGGGAAAGGGGAGAATTCCCCGCCCCGCTGCACAGCCGGGCACTCACTCCTGCAGCCCAGGCCGGGAGCGCTGGCAGCAGATCCCTGGGGAGCGCCCCGGCATGCCCGTGGGAGCTGATTCCCCGTGCCGGGGACATGTGCTCGCCTCCTCCCCGGAGATCCCGACCTCGATGCCAGTCACTCCGGCTCCGCAAACCGGACGCCCGCTCCTGAGCCTCGGTGCCCAGCCGAGAGCAGTGGCCGAAGAAGTGGCAGTCGAGGGGacagcatctcctgctggtGTCCAGACGCGGGCGGGCCGGAACTTTTTGCCCTCTCCTCTCCAAACACGGCCCGATCCAAATCTTTGCCAGGCAACAATCAGGCTTAATTGTTTTGCTCGCTGTTCCACAGCTATGTTAATTCCTGATAATGCTCAATCTTCGATTGTGCTCAAAGGCACACTCTACAAGATTAAATAA
- the LOC115607636 gene encoding translation initiation factor IF-2-like isoform X8, with translation MTSPPAPTVSVGTPEGGRVTSPGPPPLREPGKVTRPGAGGPVPARGKCLSTRSPGARLRRRRASRAEVPRALPARRGAGALCKGPGPAWARSQPRPSNLPVCEGEGRAWAGGGGSQCCDSAGLASTPAARDAEISAALEFSGGQTGRKPRGGRQSPAGLGGTCRGQPGRGAEASPQPRQTSALFHLGRRTAEDLPNLRPSRPSKAQAGSAGSRSLGSAPACPWELIPRAGDMCSPPPRRSRPRCQSLRLRKPDARS, from the exons ATGACTTCTCCACCAGCTCCGACCGTGTCTGTGGGGACTCCCGAGGGCGGCCGGGTCACAAGCCCCGGGCCTCCGCCCTTGCGGGAGCCGGGGAAAGTGACCCGGCCCGGAGCGGGCGGACCCGTCCCTGCGAGGGGAAAGTGTCTTTCCACCCGCTCACCAGGCGCTCGCCTCAGGCGGCGCCGAGCCAGCCGTGCCGAGGTACCGAGAGCTCTGCCGGCGAGGAGAGGGGCGGGCGCCCTTTGCAAGGGCCCGGGGCCGGCGTGGGCCCGGTCCCAGCCCCGTCCCTCCAACTTGCCTGTGTgtgagggggaaggaagagccTGGGCAGGCGGGGGAGGATCACAGTGCT GCGACTCGGCGGGTTTAGCGTCTACACCGGCAGCGAGGGATGCCGAGATTTCGGCGGCGCTGGAGTTCTCCGGGGGACAGACCGGCAGGAAGccccggggcgggcggcagAGCCCCGCGGGGCTTGGCGGTACCTGCCGCGGCCAGCCGGGACGCGGGGCTGAGGCGAGCCCGCAGCCGCGCCAAAC GTCTGCGTTGTTCCACCTGGGAAGAAGAACTGCCGAAGACCTTCCAAACCTTCGCCCCTCTCGCCCTTCCAAAG CCCAGGCCGGGAGCGCTGGCAGCAGATCCCTGGGGAGCGCCCCGGCATGCCCGTGGGAGCTGATTCCCCGTGCCGGGGACATGTGCTCGCCTCCTCCCCGGAGATCCCGACCTCGATGCCAGTCACTCCGGCTCCGCAAACCGGACGCCCGCTCCTGA
- the LOC115607636 gene encoding translation initiation factor IF-2-like isoform X7 → MTSPPAPTVSVGTPEGGRVTSPGPPPLREPGKVTRPGAGGPVPARGKCLSTRSPGARLRRRRASRAEVPRALPARRGAGALCKGPGPAWARSQPRPSNLPVCEGEGRAWAGGGGSQCCDSAGLASTPAARDAEISAALEFSGGQTGRKPRGGRQSPAGLGGTCRGQPGRGAEASPQPRQTSALFHLGRRTAEDLPNLRPSRPSKASTRERGEFPAPLHSRALTPAAQAGSAGSRSLGSAPACPWELIPRAGDMCSPPPRRSRPRCQSLRLRKPDARS, encoded by the exons ATGACTTCTCCACCAGCTCCGACCGTGTCTGTGGGGACTCCCGAGGGCGGCCGGGTCACAAGCCCCGGGCCTCCGCCCTTGCGGGAGCCGGGGAAAGTGACCCGGCCCGGAGCGGGCGGACCCGTCCCTGCGAGGGGAAAGTGTCTTTCCACCCGCTCACCAGGCGCTCGCCTCAGGCGGCGCCGAGCCAGCCGTGCCGAGGTACCGAGAGCTCTGCCGGCGAGGAGAGGGGCGGGCGCCCTTTGCAAGGGCCCGGGGCCGGCGTGGGCCCGGTCCCAGCCCCGTCCCTCCAACTTGCCTGTGTgtgagggggaaggaagagccTGGGCAGGCGGGGGAGGATCACAGTGCT GCGACTCGGCGGGTTTAGCGTCTACACCGGCAGCGAGGGATGCCGAGATTTCGGCGGCGCTGGAGTTCTCCGGGGGACAGACCGGCAGGAAGccccggggcgggcggcagAGCCCCGCGGGGCTTGGCGGTACCTGCCGCGGCCAGCCGGGACGCGGGGCTGAGGCGAGCCCGCAGCCGCGCCAAAC GTCTGCGTTGTTCCACCTGGGAAGAAGAACTGCCGAAGACCTTCCAAACCTTCGCCCCTCTCGCCCTTCCAAAG CCAGCACGAGGGAAAGGGGAGAATTCCCCGCCCCGCTGCACAGCCGGGCACTCACTCCTGCAGCCCAGGCCGGGAGCGCTGGCAGCAGATCCCTGGGGAGCGCCCCGGCATGCCCGTGGGAGCTGATTCCCCGTGCCGGGGACATGTGCTCGCCTCCTCCCCGGAGATCCCGACCTCGATGCCAGTCACTCCGGCTCCGCAAACCGGACGCCCGCTCCTGA
- the LOC115607636 gene encoding translation initiation factor IF-2-like isoform X6 gives MTSPPAPTVSVGTPEGGRVTSPGPPPLREPGKVTRPGAGGPVPARGKCLSTRSPGARLRRRRASRAEVPRALPARRGAGALCKGPGPAWARSQPRPSNLPVCEGEGRAWAGGGGSQCCDSAGLASTPAARDAEISAALEFSGGQTGRKPRGGRQSPAGLGGTCRGQPGRGAEASPQPRQTSALFHLGRRTAEDLPNLRPSRPSKVPRRDADTEHWKLMSPAQPRRDHGPDPAFTPDPAPAPAGPAGPSPLVPFPPAMSGSVPEGREVRPEPSTRYSGALLNLLAHC, from the exons ATGACTTCTCCACCAGCTCCGACCGTGTCTGTGGGGACTCCCGAGGGCGGCCGGGTCACAAGCCCCGGGCCTCCGCCCTTGCGGGAGCCGGGGAAAGTGACCCGGCCCGGAGCGGGCGGACCCGTCCCTGCGAGGGGAAAGTGTCTTTCCACCCGCTCACCAGGCGCTCGCCTCAGGCGGCGCCGAGCCAGCCGTGCCGAGGTACCGAGAGCTCTGCCGGCGAGGAGAGGGGCGGGCGCCCTTTGCAAGGGCCCGGGGCCGGCGTGGGCCCGGTCCCAGCCCCGTCCCTCCAACTTGCCTGTGTgtgagggggaaggaagagccTGGGCAGGCGGGGGAGGATCACAGTGCT GCGACTCGGCGGGTTTAGCGTCTACACCGGCAGCGAGGGATGCCGAGATTTCGGCGGCGCTGGAGTTCTCCGGGGGACAGACCGGCAGGAAGccccggggcgggcggcagAGCCCCGCGGGGCTTGGCGGTACCTGCCGCGGCCAGCCGGGACGCGGGGCTGAGGCGAGCCCGCAGCCGCGCCAAAC GTCTGCGTTGTTCCACCTGGGAAGAAGAACTGCCGAAGACCTTCCAAACCTTCGCCCCTCTCGCCCTTCCAAAG TGCCGCGCCGGGACGCAGACACCGAGCACTGGAAATTGATGAGCCCAGCCCAGCCGCGCCGGGACCACGGCCCTGACCCCGCGTTCACCCCGGATCCAGCCCCGGCACCTGCGGGACCCGCTGGGCCGAGCCCGCTCGTCCCTTTTCCCCCGGCGATGTCCGGTTCGGTGCCGGAGGGGCGCGAGGTGCGGCCCGAGCCAAGTACGAGGTACTCCGGGGCTCTGCTAAATTTATTGGCTCACTGCTGA
- the LOC115607636 gene encoding translation initiation factor IF-2-like isoform X4 → MTSPPAPTVSVGTPEGGRVTSPGPPPLREPGKVTRPGAGGPVPARGKCLSTRSPGARLRRRRASRAEVPRALPARRGAGALCKGPGPAWARSQPRPSNLPVCEGEGRAWAGGGGSQCCDSAGLASTPAARDAEISAALEFSGGQTGRKPRGGRQSPAGLGGTCRGQPGRGAEASPQPRQTIRRFPRVHPQLNHPRPAPGTPPAPGPSLARPGLPAHLSPPARSALFHLGRRTAEDLPNLRPSRPSKASTRERGEFPAPLHSRALTPAAQAGSAGSRSLGSAPACPWELIPRAGDMCSPPPRRSRPRCQSLRLRKPDARS, encoded by the exons ATGACTTCTCCACCAGCTCCGACCGTGTCTGTGGGGACTCCCGAGGGCGGCCGGGTCACAAGCCCCGGGCCTCCGCCCTTGCGGGAGCCGGGGAAAGTGACCCGGCCCGGAGCGGGCGGACCCGTCCCTGCGAGGGGAAAGTGTCTTTCCACCCGCTCACCAGGCGCTCGCCTCAGGCGGCGCCGAGCCAGCCGTGCCGAGGTACCGAGAGCTCTGCCGGCGAGGAGAGGGGCGGGCGCCCTTTGCAAGGGCCCGGGGCCGGCGTGGGCCCGGTCCCAGCCCCGTCCCTCCAACTTGCCTGTGTgtgagggggaaggaagagccTGGGCAGGCGGGGGAGGATCACAGTGCT GCGACTCGGCGGGTTTAGCGTCTACACCGGCAGCGAGGGATGCCGAGATTTCGGCGGCGCTGGAGTTCTCCGGGGGACAGACCGGCAGGAAGccccggggcgggcggcagAGCCCCGCGGGGCTTGGCGGTACCTGCCGCGGCCAGCCGGGACGCGGGGCTGAGGCGAGCCCGCAGCCGCGCCAAAC GATCCGCCGCTTCCCACGAGTACATCCACAACTAAACCACCCTCGGCCGGCACCTGGGACACCACCGGCCCCGGGCCCTTCTCTCGCTCGCCCCGGGCTCCCCGCCCACCTCAGCCCTCCCGCCCG GTCTGCGTTGTTCCACCTGGGAAGAAGAACTGCCGAAGACCTTCCAAACCTTCGCCCCTCTCGCCCTTCCAAAG CCAGCACGAGGGAAAGGGGAGAATTCCCCGCCCCGCTGCACAGCCGGGCACTCACTCCTGCAGCCCAGGCCGGGAGCGCTGGCAGCAGATCCCTGGGGAGCGCCCCGGCATGCCCGTGGGAGCTGATTCCCCGTGCCGGGGACATGTGCTCGCCTCCTCCCCGGAGATCCCGACCTCGATGCCAGTCACTCCGGCTCCGCAAACCGGACGCCCGCTCCTGA
- the LOC115607636 gene encoding translation initiation factor IF-2-like isoform X3: MTSPPAPTVSVGTPEGGRVTSPGPPPLREPGKVTRPGAGGPVPARGKCLSTRSPGARLRRRRASRAEVPRALPARRGAGALCKGPGPAWARSQPRPSNLPVCEGEGRAWAGGGGSQCCDSAGLASTPAARDAEISAALEFSGGQTGRKPRGGRQSPAGLGGTCRGQPGRGAEASPQPRQTIRRFPRVHPQLNHPRPAPGTPPAPGPSLARPGLPAHLSPPARSALFHLGRRTAEDLPNLRPSRPSKVPRRDADTEHWKLMSPAQPRRDHGPDPAFTPDPAPAPAGPAGPSPLVPFPPAMSGSVPEGREVRPEPSTRYSGALLNLLAHC; this comes from the exons ATGACTTCTCCACCAGCTCCGACCGTGTCTGTGGGGACTCCCGAGGGCGGCCGGGTCACAAGCCCCGGGCCTCCGCCCTTGCGGGAGCCGGGGAAAGTGACCCGGCCCGGAGCGGGCGGACCCGTCCCTGCGAGGGGAAAGTGTCTTTCCACCCGCTCACCAGGCGCTCGCCTCAGGCGGCGCCGAGCCAGCCGTGCCGAGGTACCGAGAGCTCTGCCGGCGAGGAGAGGGGCGGGCGCCCTTTGCAAGGGCCCGGGGCCGGCGTGGGCCCGGTCCCAGCCCCGTCCCTCCAACTTGCCTGTGTgtgagggggaaggaagagccTGGGCAGGCGGGGGAGGATCACAGTGCT GCGACTCGGCGGGTTTAGCGTCTACACCGGCAGCGAGGGATGCCGAGATTTCGGCGGCGCTGGAGTTCTCCGGGGGACAGACCGGCAGGAAGccccggggcgggcggcagAGCCCCGCGGGGCTTGGCGGTACCTGCCGCGGCCAGCCGGGACGCGGGGCTGAGGCGAGCCCGCAGCCGCGCCAAAC GATCCGCCGCTTCCCACGAGTACATCCACAACTAAACCACCCTCGGCCGGCACCTGGGACACCACCGGCCCCGGGCCCTTCTCTCGCTCGCCCCGGGCTCCCCGCCCACCTCAGCCCTCCCGCCCG GTCTGCGTTGTTCCACCTGGGAAGAAGAACTGCCGAAGACCTTCCAAACCTTCGCCCCTCTCGCCCTTCCAAAG TGCCGCGCCGGGACGCAGACACCGAGCACTGGAAATTGATGAGCCCAGCCCAGCCGCGCCGGGACCACGGCCCTGACCCCGCGTTCACCCCGGATCCAGCCCCGGCACCTGCGGGACCCGCTGGGCCGAGCCCGCTCGTCCCTTTTCCCCCGGCGATGTCCGGTTCGGTGCCGGAGGGGCGCGAGGTGCGGCCCGAGCCAAGTACGAGGTACTCCGGGGCTCTGCTAAATTTATTGGCTCACTGCTGA
- the LOC115607636 gene encoding skin secretory protein xP2-like isoform X5: MTSPPAPTVSVGTPEGGRVTSPGPPPLREPGKVTRPGAGGPVPARGKCLSTRSPGARLRRRRASRAEVPRALPARRGAGALCKGPGPAWARSQPRPSNLPVCEGEGRAWAGGGGSQCCDSAGLASTPAARDAEISAALEFSGGQTGRKPRGGRQSPAGLGGTCRGQPGRGAEASPQPRQTIRRFPRVHPQLNHPRPAPGTPPAPGPSLARPGLPAHLSPPARSALFHLGRRTAEDLPNLRPSRPSKAQAGSAGSRSLGSAPACPWELIPRAGDMCSPPPRRSRPRCQSLRLRKPDARS, encoded by the exons ATGACTTCTCCACCAGCTCCGACCGTGTCTGTGGGGACTCCCGAGGGCGGCCGGGTCACAAGCCCCGGGCCTCCGCCCTTGCGGGAGCCGGGGAAAGTGACCCGGCCCGGAGCGGGCGGACCCGTCCCTGCGAGGGGAAAGTGTCTTTCCACCCGCTCACCAGGCGCTCGCCTCAGGCGGCGCCGAGCCAGCCGTGCCGAGGTACCGAGAGCTCTGCCGGCGAGGAGAGGGGCGGGCGCCCTTTGCAAGGGCCCGGGGCCGGCGTGGGCCCGGTCCCAGCCCCGTCCCTCCAACTTGCCTGTGTgtgagggggaaggaagagccTGGGCAGGCGGGGGAGGATCACAGTGCT GCGACTCGGCGGGTTTAGCGTCTACACCGGCAGCGAGGGATGCCGAGATTTCGGCGGCGCTGGAGTTCTCCGGGGGACAGACCGGCAGGAAGccccggggcgggcggcagAGCCCCGCGGGGCTTGGCGGTACCTGCCGCGGCCAGCCGGGACGCGGGGCTGAGGCGAGCCCGCAGCCGCGCCAAAC GATCCGCCGCTTCCCACGAGTACATCCACAACTAAACCACCCTCGGCCGGCACCTGGGACACCACCGGCCCCGGGCCCTTCTCTCGCTCGCCCCGGGCTCCCCGCCCACCTCAGCCCTCCCGCCCG GTCTGCGTTGTTCCACCTGGGAAGAAGAACTGCCGAAGACCTTCCAAACCTTCGCCCCTCTCGCCCTTCCAAAG CCCAGGCCGGGAGCGCTGGCAGCAGATCCCTGGGGAGCGCCCCGGCATGCCCGTGGGAGCTGATTCCCCGTGCCGGGGACATGTGCTCGCCTCCTCCCCGGAGATCCCGACCTCGATGCCAGTCACTCCGGCTCCGCAAACCGGACGCCCGCTCCTGA
- the LOC115607636 gene encoding collagen alpha-2(I) chain-like isoform X1 — MTSPPAPTVSVGTPEGGRVTSPGPPPLREPGKVTRPGAGGPVPARGKCLSTRSPGARLRRRRASRAEVPRALPARRGAGALCKGPGPAWARSQPRPSNLPVCEGEGRAWAGGGGSQCCDSAGLASTPAARDAEISAALEFSGGQTGRKPRGGRQSPAGLGGTCRGQPGRGAEASPQPRQTIRRFPRVHPQLNHPRPAPGTPPAPGPSLARPGLPAHLSPPARSALFHLGRRTAEDLPNLRPSRPSKGKTSRPLAHQGWGSRARRALRGARSALRSAGHQHSPGPPQPCGARSGRGQTGRARTGLSGLYRVQCCILSTAARGGGGNPDPSTPGRVGNFWKRPALLSAAIPL; from the exons ATGACTTCTCCACCAGCTCCGACCGTGTCTGTGGGGACTCCCGAGGGCGGCCGGGTCACAAGCCCCGGGCCTCCGCCCTTGCGGGAGCCGGGGAAAGTGACCCGGCCCGGAGCGGGCGGACCCGTCCCTGCGAGGGGAAAGTGTCTTTCCACCCGCTCACCAGGCGCTCGCCTCAGGCGGCGCCGAGCCAGCCGTGCCGAGGTACCGAGAGCTCTGCCGGCGAGGAGAGGGGCGGGCGCCCTTTGCAAGGGCCCGGGGCCGGCGTGGGCCCGGTCCCAGCCCCGTCCCTCCAACTTGCCTGTGTgtgagggggaaggaagagccTGGGCAGGCGGGGGAGGATCACAGTGCT GCGACTCGGCGGGTTTAGCGTCTACACCGGCAGCGAGGGATGCCGAGATTTCGGCGGCGCTGGAGTTCTCCGGGGGACAGACCGGCAGGAAGccccggggcgggcggcagAGCCCCGCGGGGCTTGGCGGTACCTGCCGCGGCCAGCCGGGACGCGGGGCTGAGGCGAGCCCGCAGCCGCGCCAAAC GATCCGCCGCTTCCCACGAGTACATCCACAACTAAACCACCCTCGGCCGGCACCTGGGACACCACCGGCCCCGGGCCCTTCTCTCGCTCGCCCCGGGCTCCCCGCCCACCTCAGCCCTCCCGCCCG GTCTGCGTTGTTCCACCTGGGAAGAAGAACTGCCGAAGACCTTCCAAACCTTCGCCCCTCTCGCCCTTCCAAAGGTAAAACAAGCAGACCCCTTGCTCATCAAGGCTGGGGAAGCAGAGCTCGGCGGGCGCTGCGGGGTGCCCGCTCGGCCCTGCGCAGCGCAGGGCACCAGCACTCTCCCGGGCCGCCTCAGCCATGCGGAGCACGGAGCGGCCGCGGGCAAACAGGGCGGGCACGTACCGGGCTGTCCGGGCTGTACCGCGTACAGTGCTGTAtcctcagcactgcagcccGAGGCGGGGGGGGAAACCCGGACCCTTCTACCCCGGGACGGGTTGGGAACTTCTGGAAACGGCCAGCGCTACTTTCCGCGGCCATTCCCCTCTAG